A genomic stretch from Natronomonas gomsonensis includes:
- a CDS encoding LSM domain-containing protein, with protein MTDRPLDVLEETLGSEVSVTLKGGEVYDGVLAGYDQHMNLVLEEGDNVTIIRGDNLVSIQP; from the coding sequence ATGACCGACCGACCGCTCGATGTGCTCGAGGAGACCCTTGGCTCGGAAGTGAGTGTGACGCTGAAAGGTGGCGAGGTGTACGACGGTGTCCTCGCCGGCTACGACCAGCACATGAATCTCGTCTTGGAGGAGGGCGACAACGTAACCATTATCCGCGGCGATAACCTCGTCTCGATACAACCATGA
- a CDS encoding 50S ribosomal protein L37e, producing MTGAGTPSQGKKNKTTHVKCRRCGEKSYHKQKKVCASCGFGKSAKRRDYAWQSKQNE from the coding sequence ATGACTGGAGCCGGGACCCCGAGTCAGGGGAAGAAGAACAAGACGACCCACGTGAAGTGCCGACGCTGCGGCGAGAAGTCCTACCACAAACAGAAGAAAGTCTGTGCCTCCTGTGGCTTCGGAAAGTCCGCCAAGCGTCGCGATTACGCGTGGCAGTCCAAGCAGAACGAGTAA